In a genomic window of Nodosilinea sp. E11:
- the pheS gene encoding phenylalanine--tRNA ligase subunit alpha, producing the protein MTVAPTSLETDLMAMKQAAQGAIAAATTLDELEQLRIGYLGKKGQLSKVLGGMGKLSADERPRIGAIANEVKELIQTQLDQGKTALEAAKIEAQLATETLDVTMPGIFHPQGRVHPINSIIDRIVDIFVGLGYTVADGPEVETDYYNFEALNFLPDHPARDMQDTLYLPDGQLMRTHTSNTQIRYMQANEPPLRALAIGRCYRRDTVDATHAAVFHQIEFFAVDTDITFTDLRGTIKVFLEALYGDIPVRFRPSFFPFTEPSAEVDVEWQGKWLEILGCGMIDPNVLQAVGYDPEVYSGFAAGLGVERLAMVQHQIDDIRRLYTSDLRFLRQF; encoded by the coding sequence ATGACCGTCGCACCCACCTCGCTCGAAACCGACCTGATGGCCATGAAGCAGGCCGCCCAGGGCGCGATCGCCGCTGCTACCACCCTAGACGAGCTAGAGCAGCTGCGGATTGGCTATCTGGGTAAAAAGGGCCAGCTCTCTAAGGTGCTGGGCGGCATGGGCAAACTGTCAGCCGACGAGCGCCCTCGCATTGGCGCGATCGCCAACGAGGTTAAAGAGCTAATTCAGACCCAGCTCGACCAGGGCAAAACCGCCCTCGAAGCCGCCAAAATTGAAGCCCAGCTGGCCACAGAAACCCTCGATGTGACCATGCCCGGCATTTTTCACCCCCAGGGCCGGGTACACCCGATTAACAGCATCATCGATCGCATTGTCGATATTTTTGTGGGCCTGGGCTATACCGTCGCCGATGGCCCCGAGGTTGAAACCGACTACTACAACTTTGAGGCGCTCAACTTCTTGCCTGACCACCCGGCCCGCGACATGCAGGACACCCTGTACCTGCCCGATGGCCAGCTGATGCGCACCCACACCTCCAACACCCAAATTCGCTATATGCAAGCCAACGAGCCCCCCCTGCGGGCCTTGGCGATTGGCCGCTGCTACCGCCGCGACACGGTAGATGCCACCCACGCTGCCGTCTTTCACCAGATCGAGTTTTTTGCCGTCGACACCGACATCACCTTCACCGATCTGCGGGGCACCATCAAAGTTTTTCTAGAAGCCCTCTACGGCGATATTCCAGTGCGGTTTCGGCCTAGTTTCTTCCCCTTCACTGAGCCTTCGGCAGAGGTAGACGTCGAGTGGCAGGGCAAGTGGCTAGAGATTTTGGGCTGCGGCATGATCGACCCTAACGTGCTCCAAGCGGTTGGCTATGACCCCGAAGTTTACAGTGGCTTTGCGGCTGGGCTGGGGGT